In Candidatus Thermoplasmatota archaeon, the genomic stretch CTTATGTCTCCATTTATGAGAGATAATTTTTCCATTTACCCCTAATGGAAAGAAAGGATTTATAAAAAGACTCCCAGAATTTTTTACGAACTTGTTGCATTGCTGTTGCCAGATGTATAGCCCTTCTCCGTTACGATTATATACCAGAAGCATATTAGCCATAAAAATTGGTGAAAAAATGGGCAGAGGACTTAATGCGGCAAGAAAGCTTAAGATGGACAGACAGAAGCTCCAATGGCATGATATGCATTACAAGAGGGGAGTGCTGGATTTAAAAAGAAAAACGGACCCGCTGGAAGGATCTCCTCAGGGAAGAGGTATAGTTATTGAGAAAGTAGGTATTGAAGCAAAGCAGCCGAATTCTGCAATAAGAAAATGTGTCAGAATTCAATTAATAAAGAATGGAAAGATGATCACTGCCTTCGCTCCCGGCGACAAGGCTATTACATATATAGATGAGCACGATGAGGTCGTAGTAGAGGGAATCGGGGGAGCGATGGGGAAATCCTACGGGGATATTCCCGGAGTAAGATATAAAGTTACAAAAGTAAACAATGTCTCCCTACAGGAAATGGTCAGGGGTAAAGTGGAAAAACCTGTGAGGTGATGACATGGAACCAGAAAATATACCGCCATTGTTCGGGAAATATGATGTATCCGGCATTGTGATAGAAGATAAAGGATTGGCAAGATACATGAATCTGGATACGAAAAAACTTCATCAGCATGCGCGGCATGCGAATAGGAGATTCAAGAAGGCAAATCTTTCTATTATAGAGCGATTGATAAACAATATGATGAGAACAGAAAGATATACGGGAAAGAAAACAAAAGCATATAATACTGTCAAGATGACATTCGATATCATACACAAAAAAACAAAGGAAAATCCTCTCCAGATTTTCATAAAGGCGATAGAAAATGCGGCCCCGAGGGAGGAGACAACCCGCCTTTTTCTTTCCGGAATATACATACCGCAGGCTGTGGACAGTGCACCGCTGCGCCGGCTGGATATCGCTTTACGCAATATTTGCAGGGGGGCGATATCATCTACCACGGGCAGCAAAAAAAGAATAGAGGCATGTCTTGCCGATGAAATAATAAAGGCATACAAAGACGACCCATCCTCGTTCGCGGTGAGCAAGAAAGGAGAGATGGAAAGAATTGCGAAAAGTGCAAGGTGATTTAAATGGGGCGAAAAGAAGAGAACGTGAAAAAGGCGGAGAAACTGAGGAGGCAACTCGATAAGATAAGGAATATCGGCGTTATTGCGCACATAGACCACGGAAAGACGACTTTCTCCGATAATCTGCTTGCTGGAGCGGGGATGATTTCGGAGGAGCTTGCCGGGGAACAGCTTGCTTTGGATTATGATGAACAGGAACAGGCAAGAGGCATAACGATAAATGCAGCATCGGCTTCGATGGTTTACGAATATGAAGGAAAAGAATATTTAATCAATTTAATCGATACGCCCGGCCATGTTGACTTTGGAGGGGATGTAACAAGGGCGATGCGTGCAGTAGACGGAGGAATAGTCGTTGTATGTGCCGTTGAAGGAGTAATGCCTCAGACCGAGACGGTATTGAGACAGGCATTGAGAGAGAAAGTAAAGCCCGTATTGCTCATAAACAAAGTAGACCGCCTGATAAATGAATTGAAGCTTAACCCTGAAGAAATGCAGGCAAGATTCTTAAAGGTAATCGCTGAAGTCAACGAGCTTATAAGGAAGATGGTTCCGGAGGAATTTAAGGATGAATGGAAAGTAAGAGTGGAGGACGGTAGCGTTATTTTTGGTAGTTCT encodes the following:
- a CDS encoding 30S ribosomal protein S12, encoding MGRGLNAARKLKMDRQKLQWHDMHYKRGVLDLKRKTDPLEGSPQGRGIVIEKVGIEAKQPNSAIRKCVRIQLIKNGKMITAFAPGDKAITYIDEHDEVVVEGIGGAMGKSYGDIPGVRYKVTKVNNVSLQEMVRGKVEKPVR
- a CDS encoding 30S ribosomal protein S7, with protein sequence MEPENIPPLFGKYDVSGIVIEDKGLARYMNLDTKKLHQHARHANRRFKKANLSIIERLINNMMRTERYTGKKTKAYNTVKMTFDIIHKKTKENPLQIFIKAIENAAPREETTRLFLSGIYIPQAVDSAPLRRLDIALRNICRGAISSTTGSKKRIEACLADEIIKAYKDDPSSFAVSKKGEMERIAKSAR